CGACGTCGATCATCGGCGTCATGTTGAGCTGTTCGGTCTTGACGTCGTCCGCCTGGCGTCGCCTTCTGCGGGCCATCTTACTTACCCTCCTGCTTGGCGCCCAGCTGGACGCGCGTGACGCCCCCGTGGTGCGTGGCGATCATGAGGATCTTCTGGATGTGCTCGAAGGGGGTCGATCGGTCCGCGCGGATGAGGACGGGGTACTTCACCCAGTCCGCTTTCCCCGGCACCTCCTGGTACTTCTGGTTCTGACGGTAGGACTCGAAGAGGTCCTCGAGTTTCTTGTTATCGTCCCCCATCTTCGAGGACCAGAAGGTCTTGCCGTTGATCTTGATGGTCCCGTCCTTCATGATGTTGACGACCAGCGTCAGCGGGTCCTCGACCTTCTCTTTGATGGCTTTGTGGGCGTAGGGAAGGACCACGGGCTCCAGCTGAGCCTTCGACATGTCGGTGACGATCATGAAGAAGATGATCAGCTGGAACGTGACGTCGATCATCGGCGTCATGTCGAAGCCGTCGTTTTCCACCTCGGAGGGCAGCTTCCTGCGGGCCATGGGGGCCTCCTTCCTTCGTTACTTGCCCTGAGCCCCGCCCTCGGCCACGGGCTTGAAGCGCTCCACGATCTCCATGGCCACGCCGGAAAGCTCGAAGGAGAGCTTCTGGACCTTCACCTTGAAGAGGTAGCTGAAGAACGTCGCCGGCATCGCCACGATCAGGCCCCACACGGTCGTGACCAGGGCGGTGAAGATGCCCTGCGCCAGTTCCTGGGGCGAGGGGGTGCCCGTGGACATCGCGATCTGCGTGAAGGCCATCACCATGCCGGTGACCGTGCCGAAGAGGCCCATGAGCGGCCCGATGTTGCCCAGGAGCGGGAGCCAGCTGATCTTGTGCTGGAGCTTGAGGTTCTGCTCGTCGGTGGCGGCTTCGGCCGCGGCGACCATGGCGTCATATCCCTCGCCCACGCGGGCGATCGCGGCGCCGACGATGTTGGTGATATAGTTTTTCGTCGCCTCGCAGAGGTTGATGGCCTCCTCGTACTGCTCTTCATCGAGGAGCGTTTCGAGCTCCACCACCACCTCGGGCGGGACGAGTTTGTCGCGCTGGATCGTAACGAAGTGCTCGATGATGAAGGCGACCGTGGCGATCGAGGCGACTTCGATGGGCAGGAGGAAGATGAAGCCCACGCCGCCGCCGCCGAGGATCCAGACGGTGAAGAAGCTGAAATCCGCGGAAGAGGCCTTCGAGCCTCCGCCTTCCTCTTGCGCGAACGCGAGGGCGGCCACCGCGAGATTCAACCCGGCGACGGCCAGAGCGGACCCGACCCACGAACGAAGCGACGGCAGCTTGAACGACCTCATCCCAGCACCCCCACAAAGATCCCGCTCGGTGACGGTTTCCGGGCGCCGGCGGGTGCGGCGCCGGAATCGGCCTGCCCCAGACCTCAAACTCTAGCAGCGGGGCCGGGCCGAATCAAGCTCTACGCTCTGGACGCGCCCAGGCCCTCATTTCCCTGCGGGCTTATTGCTTGCGCGGCTCGGTCTTGTCGTCCTTGGGTTCGTATTTCGCGGCCTTGGCCACGGCCTCCTCGCGGTACCGCCCGGAGGGATACTCGATCGAGACCTCGCGGAAGGCGCCCGAGGCCTGTTGCGCGAGAAACTCCCGCGCCTTGGGATCTTTGGCGGCCTCGAGA
Above is a window of Planctomycetota bacterium DNA encoding:
- a CDS encoding MotA/TolQ/ExbB proton channel family protein; translated protein: MRSFKLPSLRSWVGSALAVAGLNLAVAALAFAQEEGGGSKASSADFSFFTVWILGGGGVGFIFLLPIEVASIATVAFIIEHFVTIQRDKLVPPEVVVELETLLDEEQYEEAINLCEATKNYITNIVGAAIARVGEGYDAMVAAAEAATDEQNLKLQHKISWLPLLGNIGPLMGLFGTVTGMVMAFTQIAMSTGTPSPQELAQGIFTALVTTVWGLIVAMPATFFSYLFKVKVQKLSFELSGVAMEIVERFKPVAEGGAQGK
- a CDS encoding biopolymer transporter ExbD translates to MARRKLPSEVENDGFDMTPMIDVTFQLIIFFMIVTDMSKAQLEPVVLPYAHKAIKEKVEDPLTLVVNIMKDGTIKINGKTFWSSKMGDDNKKLEDLFESYRQNQKYQEVPGKADWVKYPVLIRADRSTPFEHIQKILMIATHHGGVTRVQLGAKQEGK